CACTGGCGCTCGGATATACACGATGGCGCACGTCGGTCACGATTATTCTTCGGACGGCGATGCCGGGGATAGTCACCGGCGCCCTCGTCGCCGTGGCCAGAATCGCCGGTGAAACGGCGCCTCTTCTTTTCACGGCGCTCGGGAATCAATTTTGGTCGACGTCGCTCACCGAGCCGATCGCGGCCCTGCCCCTACAGATATTCACTTATGCCATCAGCCCGTACGACACTGCCCACGCCCAGGCCTGGGCAGGAGCACTCGTACTGATCGCAATGGTACTCGTAATCAGCCTTGCTGCCCGCTACGCAACAAGATCGCGCTTCGGAACCGCCGGAGACTGAGCCCGGCGTGGAGACCGAGCGCGTGGATGCCGGGCACGTGGACACCGGGCGCGAGGTGACGTCTGCCAAGGCGGAGCCCTGCCTGTCCGCGAGTGCCCTCAACGCCTGGTTCGGCGAGAGTCACGTCGTACGCAACGTATCCATTGCATTTCCGGATCGCGAGGTGACAGCGATCATTGGTCCCTCGGGCTGCGGCAAATCTACGCTGCTCCGGTGTCTCAACAGGATGCACGAGACAATCTCCCTCGCCAAGGTGAGCGGATCGGTGACGCTCGACGGAAACAGCATTTATGGTGACTCGTCGAGCGCGATAGCGGTGCGGCGTCACATCGGCATGGTTTTTCAGCGGCCGACGCCATTTCCGACAATGTCGATTCGCGACAACGTCGCCGCGGGTCTGCGGATCATGGGACGCAATGCTCCGCCCCGGGCGGAGGCCGACGGGATTGTCGAAGATGCGCTGCAACGCGCCGGTCTCTGGACGGAAGTCAAAGACCGGCTGCGCGACAGTGCCGTGGCGCTTTCAGGTGGACAGCAGCAGCGCCTGTGTATTGCCCGGGCTCTGGCGACCCGGCCGCGGGTATTGCTTCTCGACGAGCCAACGGCGTCACTCGACCCGCTGAGCACGCAGACCGTAGAAGAACTGGTGTACGAGCTGAGAAAGGCAATTACAGTGGTAATCGTAACCCACAACATGCAGCAGGCGGCGCGGGTTTCAGACCGCACTGCGTTTATGCTCGCCGGCGAGCTGGTGGAGATATCGCCGACGACCCAGTTATTCACGAATCCCTCCGATTCGCGTACGGAAGCGTACGTGACGGGCCGCTTCGGATGACCTTGTCGTCCATCGTCGTACCGGCTGGAGCAAAGCCGCCGGCTGAAACCCGCACAGCGGTCAGCGCAAAGAATTTTTCGTTCTGGTATGGCGAAAAACAGGCGCTTCATTCGATTGCGCTCGACATCGCGGGCGAGTCCATTACTGCGCTGATAGGCCCCTCAGGGTGCGGCAAATCGACATTTTTGCGGTCCATCAACCGCATGAACGAGATCATTCCCGGCGTGCGCCGCGAGGGCGAAATCACCCTAGACGGGGAAGATATCTACGCCCCGGGCGTCGACGTCGTCGATCTTCGGTCGAGAGTCGGGATGGTTTTTCAGCGCTCGAACCCGTTTCCAAAGTCGATCTACGACAACGTCGCGTACGGGCCGCGGATCAATGGCAGAACGCCGCGGCGCGAGCTGGATGCCCTGGTGGAGCGATCACTTCGCCGCGCTGCGCTGTGGGAGGAGGTCAAGGATCGTCTGACCGAGAGCGCCCTGGGATTGTCCGGGGGCCAGCAACAACGGCTTTGCATTGCAAGAGCCCTAGCGAACAGCCCGAAAGTCCTTTTGCTCGACGAGCCGGCAAGTGCGCTGGATCCGCTTGCCACGCAGAAGATCGAAGAGCTTCTGTTTGAGCTCAAGTCCGAGCTCACGGTCGTGATCGTCACCCACAATCTTCAGCAGGCTGCACGCCTGTCGACATATACTGCATTCTTCTACCTTGGGAAGTTGATCGAAACAGGAGCGACTGACACGATCTTCACGAGCCCCAGCGAAGAACGCACGGACGCGTACATTACCGGGAGATTTGGATGACATCTGTCGAGCCGACGACGGGCTTTCGCCATTTTCACGACGAGCTCGCTCAGTTGAAGCAGCGACTGCTGGACATGTCCGAGCAGGCAGAGCATCTCGTTGAACGTTCGATTACTGCACTCATCGACCGCGACAGAAATGTGGCAGAAGAGGTCATTGCCGGCGACCGCGTTTTGAACCTCCTCGAGGTAGAGGTCGAGCGGAGGGCGGTAGCATTGCTTGCGCTTCAGCAACCAATGGCCCGCGATCTCCGCTTCATCATTGGTACTATCAAGGTTTCGGGCGAGCTCGAGAGAGTCGGGGACCACGCCGTCAATATCGCCGAGTGCGCGTTGCGCCTGATCGACCAGAATACGCTGCTCGCAACCGATCCCGAGATCGAGGACATGGCTCGCCGGGCGCGGGCGATGCTGAGCGATTCACTCGACGCATTCACGCGCGCCGACGGAGCGCTTGGCCGCGAAGTGTGCAAGGCAGATGACTATGTTGACGCACTCAACAATTCAGTCCTGCGAATTCTTTTGACGCACATGATGGAAGACGCGCGGACAATTACTCCCTCTCTCGAGCTTCTGCTCGTCAGCAGAAACCTGGAGCGGGTCGCAGATCTCGCAACGAACATTGGCGAAGATGCCGTTTACCTCGCCGAAGGCAAGCAGATCAAGCATCACTTCGAAGATTAGACAGGCATTACCGGACGCTGAAGGTCGCTACTTGAGACGTTTCCCGCTTGACAGTGCTGCCCTGTGGAAGCCGTAGAGACTCGTAACGAGCGCATTCTCATAGTCGCACACGGTGGACACGTGGCCGCGGAAAGTCGTCCGGGAAGCGGAACCACCGTCCGGGTTTTTTCCCGTTGCAACCAGCGCGATCGATTCGGTAAACCCTGTTAGCTTTCACGGGTTGGTTCGCTTTCGAACTCCTTCTTTTCAGTAACCAGATTTCATGCTGTCGTGATAACAACAGGCCCACAGCTGCGACGCCGCGGCGCCAGCGTACGTATTGCGGCGATCGACATCGGATCGAACTCCATTCGCCAGATCATCGCCGACGTTTCCGCGAGTGGCGCAATACGCGTCGTTGATGAAATGAAAGCCGCGCCCCGTCTTGGCGCCGGCATTCATGAAACCGGAAGGCTCAGCGAAGCGGCAATGGACGGGGCGCTGGCGGTACTGGCCCGCATGTCGACACTCGCCACCCAACT
The Gemmatimonadaceae bacterium DNA segment above includes these coding regions:
- the phoU gene encoding phosphate signaling complex protein PhoU: MTSVEPTTGFRHFHDELAQLKQRLLDMSEQAEHLVERSITALIDRDRNVAEEVIAGDRVLNLLEVEVERRAVALLALQQPMARDLRFIIGTIKVSGELERVGDHAVNIAECALRLIDQNTLLATDPEIEDMARRARAMLSDSLDAFTRADGALGREVCKADDYVDALNNSVLRILLTHMMEDARTITPSLELLLVSRNLERVADLATNIGEDAVYLAEGKQIKHHFED
- the pstB gene encoding phosphate ABC transporter ATP-binding protein PstB, yielding METERVDAGHVDTGREVTSAKAEPCLSASALNAWFGESHVVRNVSIAFPDREVTAIIGPSGCGKSTLLRCLNRMHETISLAKVSGSVTLDGNSIYGDSSSAIAVRRHIGMVFQRPTPFPTMSIRDNVAAGLRIMGRNAPPRAEADGIVEDALQRAGLWTEVKDRLRDSAVALSGGQQQRLCIARALATRPRVLLLDEPTASLDPLSTQTVEELVYELRKAITVVIVTHNMQQAARVSDRTAFMLAGELVEISPTTQLFTNPSDSRTEAYVTGRFG
- the pstB gene encoding phosphate ABC transporter ATP-binding protein PstB yields the protein MTLSSIVVPAGAKPPAETRTAVSAKNFSFWYGEKQALHSIALDIAGESITALIGPSGCGKSTFLRSINRMNEIIPGVRREGEITLDGEDIYAPGVDVVDLRSRVGMVFQRSNPFPKSIYDNVAYGPRINGRTPRRELDALVERSLRRAALWEEVKDRLTESALGLSGGQQQRLCIARALANSPKVLLLDEPASALDPLATQKIEELLFELKSELTVVIVTHNLQQAARLSTYTAFFYLGKLIETGATDTIFTSPSEERTDAYITGRFG